One stretch of Candidatus Baltobacteraceae bacterium DNA includes these proteins:
- the ubiE gene encoding bifunctional demethylmenaquinone methyltransferase/2-methoxy-6-polyprenyl-1,4-benzoquinol methylase UbiE: protein MTKQVALQKGTAVREMFAAIAPRYDTANRILTAGVDESWRRRAVRELAAPPGGTILDLCTGTGDLAFHLLRRDKAMHVTGIDFCEPMLSAARERALSEDQQHRTTFVCGDVLELPFEDVSFDGATMGFSMRNVVDITATLREIRRVLRPGARFVNLDVSKAGNPLIKKLFDIYFYRLVPLIGGLVGGSRAAYSYLPQSLTNYPDAEGLAARYRDAGFRDVRIIRLGMGAIAIHVGVAP, encoded by the coding sequence ATGACTAAGCAGGTCGCCTTGCAAAAAGGCACCGCGGTCCGCGAGATGTTCGCGGCGATCGCACCCCGCTACGACACCGCGAACCGCATTCTCACCGCCGGCGTTGACGAGTCGTGGCGGCGCCGAGCCGTGCGCGAGCTTGCAGCGCCGCCGGGAGGAACCATCCTCGATTTGTGCACCGGCACCGGCGATCTGGCTTTTCATCTGCTTCGCAGAGACAAAGCGATGCACGTGACCGGCATCGACTTTTGCGAGCCGATGCTTTCCGCTGCGCGCGAACGCGCCCTGAGTGAAGATCAGCAGCATCGCACGACGTTCGTTTGCGGCGACGTGCTGGAGTTGCCGTTTGAAGATGTATCCTTCGACGGCGCGACGATGGGTTTCTCGATGCGTAACGTGGTCGACATTACGGCCACCCTTCGCGAAATCCGCCGCGTGCTACGTCCCGGCGCGCGTTTCGTGAATCTCGACGTTTCCAAAGCCGGCAACCCGCTGATCAAGAAACTGTTCGATATCTACTTCTACCGGCTCGTTCCGCTCATCGGCGGACTCGTTGGCGGATCGCGCGCGGCATACAGCTATCTGCCGCAGTCGCTCACCAACTATCCGGACGCCGAGGGGTTAGCCGCGCGCTACCGCGACGCCGGGTTCCGCGACGTGCGCATTATCCGTCTTGGAATGGGCGCGATTGCAATCCACGTCGGGGTCGCACCGTGA
- the ccsB gene encoding c-type cytochrome biogenesis protein CcsB: protein MQLDQILLAIALAAYVTGALVLIAYFLSRSELMQRFGMPLAIVGCLAQFAELGTRWAISGIWPLTNLYGSLSLFSAMGVLIFLIFAFRYRLWFAGGFVLLIAAIALGYATTWNEGFMPPVPALQSYWIKIHVPLVVSSYASFMLSFVVSVLYLIKYYGERRFASGSSVKAAAATPAGSIPVTVQSTYSALADDEIVIGTPRGDTPAIAAAAENGDAVAMWLATLPSLAKLDVMIYRVVGVGLPLLTIGIITGAMWAKESWGAYWQWDPKETAALVSWIVYASYMHLHTRIAWRGMRSAWLSVFGFATIMFCYLGVNIWISGLHSYKV, encoded by the coding sequence ATGCAGTTAGATCAAATTTTGCTCGCGATCGCGCTCGCCGCGTACGTGACCGGCGCACTCGTGTTGATCGCGTACTTCCTCTCTCGAAGCGAGCTGATGCAGCGCTTTGGAATGCCGCTCGCAATCGTGGGATGCCTCGCACAATTTGCCGAGCTCGGCACGCGTTGGGCCATCTCGGGCATTTGGCCGCTCACCAACCTGTACGGCTCGCTGTCGCTCTTCTCGGCGATGGGCGTCCTCATTTTCCTGATCTTCGCCTTCCGCTACCGGTTGTGGTTTGCGGGCGGATTTGTGTTGTTGATCGCGGCGATCGCACTGGGCTACGCGACGACCTGGAATGAAGGCTTCATGCCGCCGGTTCCGGCGCTACAATCCTACTGGATCAAAATTCACGTTCCGCTGGTCGTCTCGTCGTATGCGTCGTTCATGCTTTCGTTTGTCGTCTCGGTACTGTATCTGATCAAATATTATGGCGAACGGCGCTTCGCCAGCGGTTCTTCCGTGAAAGCTGCCGCCGCAACACCGGCGGGTTCGATCCCGGTGACGGTGCAAAGTACGTACTCGGCGCTTGCGGATGATGAGATTGTGATTGGTACGCCGCGCGGCGATACGCCGGCGATCGCAGCCGCCGCAGAAAACGGCGACGCCGTTGCAATGTGGCTCGCGACATTGCCGAGTCTCGCCAAGCTCGACGTGATGATCTATCGGGTCGTCGGCGTCGGCTTGCCGCTGCTCACGATCGGAATCATCACCGGCGCGATGTGGGCGAAAGAATCGTGGGGCGCCTATTGGCAGTGGGATCCAAAAGAGACGGCCGCTCTCGTCTCCTGGATCGTCTACGCGTCGTACATGCACTTGCACACGCGTATCGCGTGGCGCGGCATGCGCTCGGCGTGGCTGTCCGTGTTCGGATTCGCGACAATTATGTTTTGCTATCTCGGCGTGAACATCTGGATCAGCGGGTTGCACTCGTACAAAGTCTGA
- a CDS encoding Rieske 2Fe-2S domain-containing protein, with product MSQVHAEAYLDPGTPEEQSRRAFMANATIVLGTVIGLVIGVPLLAYSVPGKKINELSAEAWSPVDQNDWTKLTTSAAPLKISFTRKTTDGYFLPEGTSDYVWGVKMSPAQFEKMKTERTDLFPPDASKAEQVPYTDQIYTAGYVIFSSICPHLGCRFAWDDSKSIFFCPCHNSTYDRNGERTAGPAPRGLDPLPLREQTGKAEVTWIRYKSSTPDRVIVSYS from the coding sequence GTGTCACAAGTCCACGCGGAGGCGTACCTCGATCCGGGAACGCCGGAAGAGCAAAGCCGTCGGGCATTCATGGCGAATGCCACGATCGTACTCGGAACCGTGATCGGTCTCGTTATCGGCGTGCCGCTGCTTGCATACAGCGTGCCCGGTAAAAAGATCAATGAGCTTTCCGCCGAGGCATGGTCACCAGTCGATCAAAACGACTGGACGAAGCTCACGACGAGCGCAGCACCGCTGAAGATCTCGTTCACGCGCAAAACGACCGACGGTTACTTCCTACCGGAAGGGACTTCGGACTACGTTTGGGGCGTGAAGATGAGCCCGGCGCAGTTCGAAAAGATGAAAACGGAGCGCACCGATCTTTTCCCGCCCGATGCGTCGAAAGCCGAACAGGTGCCGTACACGGATCAGATTTACACGGCGGGCTACGTGATCTTCTCGTCGATCTGCCCGCACCTGGGTTGTCGTTTCGCATGGGATGACAGCAAGAGCATTTTCTTCTGCCCGTGCCACAACTCGACGTACGATCGTAACGGCGAGCGTACTGCGGGTCCCGCGCCGCGCGGACTCGATCCGCTGCCGCTGCGCGAACAAACCGGCAAAGCCGAGGTCACGTGGATCCGTTATAAAAGCTCGACGCCTGACCGCGTCATCGTTAGTTACAGTTAA
- a CDS encoding polyprenyl synthetase family protein produces the protein MIEPRSASERDLYALVEDFFRHRFQTDNPLITEAVRRMLAAGGKRLRPRITLLAAEAMGGNAADHLALAAYMELIHVATLIHDDVVDGAQTRRGVNATAVDFGNRISVLAGDYLFAWIFKNVTAGYDAPIPHILSATLAAICDGEVLQLRAMGNLDLPFDDYVEIVEKKTATLFGASAECGAICGGQGAGVRALREFGIHYGIAFQMMDDLLDVTSDEAALGKPVGNDLRERKVTIPLICALKKGDAEFRARVEEFFDAEVDEQAESAAIADLIARMGRIGAFEATHDAIHTYVERAKLALGGLGTDQNDARDQLASLADRLSRNS, from the coding sequence GTGATCGAACCCCGTAGTGCGAGCGAGCGCGATCTCTACGCGCTCGTCGAGGATTTCTTCAGGCACCGTTTTCAAACCGACAATCCGTTAATCACGGAAGCAGTGCGTCGCATGCTGGCCGCCGGCGGAAAGCGCTTGCGTCCGCGCATCACGTTGCTCGCGGCCGAAGCGATGGGCGGAAATGCGGCCGACCATCTTGCGCTTGCGGCGTACATGGAGCTGATCCATGTTGCGACGTTGATTCACGACGACGTCGTCGACGGCGCACAGACGCGTCGCGGCGTCAACGCGACTGCCGTCGACTTCGGCAATCGCATCAGCGTCCTGGCCGGCGATTACCTGTTCGCCTGGATTTTCAAGAATGTCACCGCCGGTTACGATGCACCGATTCCTCACATTCTCTCCGCGACGCTCGCGGCGATCTGCGACGGCGAAGTGCTCCAGCTGCGCGCGATGGGGAATTTGGATTTGCCGTTCGACGATTACGTCGAGATCGTCGAAAAAAAGACTGCGACGCTATTCGGCGCGTCGGCCGAGTGCGGTGCGATCTGCGGCGGTCAGGGCGCGGGCGTGCGCGCGTTGCGCGAGTTCGGCATTCACTACGGGATCGCGTTCCAAATGATGGACGATCTGCTTGACGTCACCTCGGACGAGGCGGCCCTCGGCAAACCCGTCGGCAACGACCTGCGCGAGCGGAAAGTCACGATTCCGCTCATCTGTGCACTGAAAAAGGGGGACGCCGAGTTTCGCGCGCGCGTCGAGGAGTTTTTCGACGCGGAGGTCGACGAGCAGGCGGAGTCCGCTGCGATTGCCGACTTGATCGCGCGCATGGGTCGCATCGGCGCCTTCGAGGCTACCCACGACGCGATCCACACGTATGTCGAGCGGGCAAAGCTGGCCCTCGGCGGCTTGGGAACCGACCAAAACGACGCCCGCGACCAGCTTGCCTCGCTCGCCGATCGCCTTTCTCGGAACTCTTAA
- the metG gene encoding methionine--tRNA ligase — protein sequence MTDPKARPPFYVTTPIYYISGNPHIGHAYTEVAADVMARTARTCRQTFFLTGTDEHGGKVANAAAQAGLSPKAWTDQLIERWQSLASTYEISYDDFIRTTEPRHISACIKVFEKLKESGDVYLGTYEGWYCTNDETFWLESELIDGRCPNPECRREVQWVAEENWFFRLSHYRDRLLAHFRANPNWVRPQRVYNEMVSLLEEGLHDLSISRANLAWGIPLPSGGVMYVWFDALLNYITALDWEHDGARFKTFWPANVQLIGREIARFHTIIWPATLWALGLEEPRLVYAHGWITVEGEKMSKSKGNVIDPFEVATELGADSIRYFLMREAPFGNDFSISRDKFRHRHNGDLGNDLGNLLRRSLAMLARYRESIVPAAVESTLAERFAGLGDDVQARIFELDFRGALDRIWELVTELNRAIEEHKPWVLFKEGRDVDLDALLYELCEGLRWLALLLHPFIPEKSEAMWSQLGLEGKPEGSWSDELTWGRLAAGTVTRPGDALFPRIETPEAGA from the coding sequence ATGACCGACCCCAAAGCGCGCCCGCCGTTTTATGTCACGACCCCCATCTACTACATCAGCGGCAATCCGCACATCGGGCACGCCTATACCGAAGTTGCGGCCGACGTGATGGCCCGGACCGCGCGCACGTGCCGCCAGACGTTCTTTCTGACCGGCACCGACGAGCACGGCGGCAAGGTCGCGAATGCTGCGGCGCAAGCCGGCTTGAGTCCCAAAGCGTGGACCGATCAGTTGATCGAGCGGTGGCAAAGCCTGGCATCGACGTACGAGATCTCGTATGACGATTTCATCCGCACGACCGAGCCGCGCCACATTTCGGCATGCATCAAAGTCTTCGAGAAACTCAAGGAAAGCGGTGACGTTTATCTTGGCACGTACGAAGGTTGGTATTGCACCAACGACGAGACGTTCTGGCTCGAATCCGAGCTGATCGACGGCCGTTGTCCGAATCCCGAATGCCGCCGTGAAGTGCAATGGGTCGCGGAAGAAAATTGGTTCTTCCGCCTTTCGCATTATCGCGACCGTTTGCTCGCGCACTTTCGCGCCAACCCGAATTGGGTGCGGCCGCAGCGTGTTTACAACGAGATGGTCTCGCTACTCGAAGAGGGCTTGCACGATCTCTCGATCTCGCGTGCAAATCTTGCGTGGGGAATTCCCTTGCCGTCGGGCGGCGTCATGTACGTGTGGTTCGATGCGCTTTTGAACTACATCACGGCGCTCGATTGGGAACATGACGGTGCACGCTTCAAAACGTTCTGGCCCGCAAACGTTCAATTGATCGGCCGCGAGATCGCGCGCTTTCACACGATCATCTGGCCGGCAACGTTATGGGCGCTTGGACTCGAAGAGCCGCGACTCGTCTACGCACACGGCTGGATCACGGTCGAAGGCGAGAAGATGAGTAAGAGCAAGGGCAACGTCATCGATCCGTTCGAGGTTGCCACCGAGCTGGGCGCCGATTCGATCCGGTACTTTCTGATGCGCGAAGCACCATTCGGAAACGACTTCTCGATCTCGCGCGATAAATTCCGTCATCGGCACAACGGCGACCTCGGCAACGATCTCGGCAATCTCTTGCGCCGTTCGCTCGCGATGCTGGCGCGTTATCGCGAGAGCATCGTCCCGGCCGCGGTCGAGTCGACGCTGGCGGAACGTTTCGCCGGGCTCGGCGACGACGTACAAGCCCGCATCTTCGAGCTAGATTTTCGCGGTGCGCTCGATCGTATTTGGGAACTGGTCACCGAGCTGAATCGCGCGATCGAAGAGCACAAGCCATGGGTTCTTTTTAAGGAAGGCCGCGACGTCGATCTCGATGCCTTGCTCTACGAACTGTGCGAAGGCTTACGCTGGCTCGCGCTTTTACTGCATCCGTTCATCCCGGAAAAATCCGAAGCGATGTGGTCGCAGCTTGGACTCGAAGGCAAGCCAGAAGGCTCGTGGAGCGACGAGCTGACATGGGGACGGCTTGCAGCTGGGACGGTCACGCGTCCGGGCGATGCGCTGTTTCCGCGAATCGAGACGCCCGAAGCCGGCGCCTAG
- a CDS encoding cytochrome c biogenesis protein ResB: MATAAEHLRAGLRETAQDFLRLFASVYFAVSLFAVWGFLTLIGVIVEQGKTQDFYWANYAPPLARLILRLDLDNIYHSAAYVGIIALILTSLAVCTFKRVIPARLPPLRAVSIDRIPLHATIPLEGDEREIRQRIEGFFRSTGWFVRKRELGGEEWTFADRHNWARRGVLVAHIGFVIIAAGTTWYWARGFSGETAILTGSTAKIAQTGAQIKLDRFNYRFDPIQTKAGLVYQPIDYVSQVEYVGKDGIARSATIRVNHPLDIDGTLYYQAAYGFGAQFVLTKDGHVTPNSPTDLLKEGDSFSVGGDRALEYDQFIGTLNPKTGRPTADPRPNNPAVVVRMIAGDTAMASGLIPVGSSIDLGGGYRLSVPRYKIYSGFQYRYDPGMGLVGIGAFVLLTGLCTAFYFLPARLYVKLNGSGRKWTLGIAATTVKGYEVFEDQFRELVVALRRAAIRGETNACS, translated from the coding sequence ATGGCGACAGCCGCCGAGCATCTGCGGGCCGGACTGCGGGAGACCGCGCAAGATTTCTTACGCTTGTTCGCGAGCGTCTATTTCGCCGTCTCGCTGTTCGCGGTGTGGGGTTTTCTCACGCTGATCGGCGTGATCGTCGAGCAAGGCAAGACGCAAGATTTCTATTGGGCGAACTATGCCCCACCGCTCGCGCGCTTGATCCTGCGGCTCGACCTCGACAACATCTATCACAGTGCGGCATACGTCGGAATCATTGCGCTCATACTCACTTCGCTTGCCGTCTGCACGTTCAAGCGCGTCATTCCGGCGCGGCTTCCACCTTTGCGCGCAGTATCAATCGATCGAATCCCGCTTCACGCTACGATTCCGCTAGAGGGCGACGAACGCGAGATTCGCCAGCGGATCGAAGGGTTCTTCCGTTCAACGGGATGGTTCGTGCGCAAACGCGAGCTGGGGGGCGAGGAATGGACGTTTGCGGATCGGCACAACTGGGCGCGGCGCGGCGTGCTCGTCGCCCACATAGGGTTCGTCATTATCGCAGCCGGCACAACCTGGTATTGGGCGCGTGGGTTCAGTGGTGAGACGGCAATCCTCACCGGTTCGACCGCGAAGATCGCGCAGACCGGTGCGCAGATCAAGCTCGACCGCTTCAATTATCGCTTCGATCCGATTCAAACCAAAGCCGGCCTCGTGTATCAGCCGATCGATTACGTCTCGCAGGTGGAATACGTCGGTAAGGACGGCATCGCGCGCTCGGCGACGATCCGCGTCAATCATCCCCTCGATATCGATGGGACGCTCTACTATCAGGCGGCCTACGGATTCGGCGCGCAGTTCGTTCTCACGAAGGACGGTCATGTCACGCCGAACTCGCCGACGGACCTTTTAAAGGAAGGCGACTCGTTCTCAGTGGGCGGCGACCGCGCGCTCGAGTACGATCAGTTCATCGGAACCCTCAATCCCAAAACCGGACGTCCGACCGCCGATCCGCGTCCCAACAATCCGGCTGTGGTCGTGCGAATGATTGCCGGCGATACGGCGATGGCGTCGGGTTTGATTCCGGTCGGTTCGTCGATCGATCTCGGCGGCGGTTACCGGCTTTCCGTTCCGCGTTACAAAATCTATAGCGGCTTTCAGTATCGCTACGATCCGGGGATGGGTCTGGTAGGGATCGGTGCATTCGTGCTGTTGACCGGCTTGTGCACCGCGTTCTATTTTCTGCCCGCACGCTTGTACGTCAAACTAAACGGCAGCGGCCGCAAATGGACGCTCGGCATCGCGGCTACGACGGTCAAGGGTTACGAAGTTTTCGAAGATCAGTTCCGTGAGCTCGTTGTGGCATTACGCCGCGCGGCCATTCGAGGAGAAACGAACGCATGCAGTTAG
- the tatC gene encoding twin-arginine translocase subunit TatC, whose protein sequence is MLERRRPAGDGEPSEWDQKEMTFTEHLRELRTRLMVCAITITVIGIGMFYPSIYVINWMKHQYYPNVTLHAFGPVDAVGTMFRFSLYSAIIIGLPVIMHQIWMFIVPAIHPKTRNMVYKLIVPSIGLAIVGILFAHFVVIPVVIKGTTLLTSLIATETYGIGSTLNLVLLLFLAFALIFQLPMILIMLARIGLVSSKSLRTFRRYAIMGSLLAGGVAAPDGQPTTMMLMAAPLFILYEVSIWIIILLERSWQRESALT, encoded by the coding sequence TTGCTTGAACGCCGCCGTCCCGCGGGCGACGGCGAACCATCCGAGTGGGACCAAAAGGAGATGACGTTCACGGAGCACCTGCGGGAGCTCCGTACTCGTCTTATGGTTTGCGCGATCACGATAACCGTGATCGGGATCGGGATGTTCTATCCGTCGATCTATGTGATCAACTGGATGAAGCACCAATACTATCCGAACGTTACGTTGCACGCGTTCGGACCCGTCGACGCGGTCGGCACCATGTTTCGATTCTCTCTCTACAGCGCAATCATCATCGGTCTGCCGGTAATCATGCATCAGATCTGGATGTTCATCGTACCGGCGATTCATCCGAAGACCCGGAACATGGTTTACAAGCTGATCGTACCGTCGATCGGCCTCGCCATCGTCGGGATTTTGTTTGCGCACTTCGTCGTCATCCCGGTTGTGATCAAAGGGACGACGCTCTTGACGAGCTTGATCGCGACGGAGACGTACGGAATCGGCTCGACGCTGAATCTCGTGCTGCTACTCTTCCTCGCATTCGCGTTGATCTTCCAATTACCGATGATCCTGATCATGTTGGCCCGCATCGGCCTCGTCAGCTCGAAATCGCTGCGCACCTTCCGGCGCTACGCGATCATGGGCTCGCTCCTCGCGGGCGGGGTCGCCGCACCCGACGGCCAGCCGACGACGATGATGCTGATGGCGGCGCCGCTCTTCATCCTCTACGAAGTCAGCATTTGGATCATCATCTTGCTGGAACGGTCGTGGCAGCGCGAGAGCGCTCTCACGTAG
- a CDS encoding TatD family hydrolase, producing the protein MIDTHAHIHDPQFDEDRDDVLRRARDAGVETIVTIGCDLDDSERAMQLADQAGLAWTMGVHPHEAKDAPANLTEAFDALLARAPVQPRAIGETGLDFHYDHSPRDVQVKIMEAQLAYARVRDMPLVFHQREAFPTFVETLRKHKFDGMRGIVHCFSGTAAEARTLTSEFGFFLGIGGVVTFKNADRLREAVRTVGVEHIVLETDCPYLAPQPKRGERNEPSFMSYTLDRLCEVLVYDRIELLGVTSRNARELLSL; encoded by the coding sequence GTGATCGACACGCACGCACACATCCACGATCCTCAGTTCGACGAAGACCGCGACGACGTGCTCAGGCGCGCGCGCGACGCGGGCGTCGAAACCATCGTCACGATCGGCTGCGATCTGGACGACAGCGAGCGAGCTATGCAGCTTGCCGACCAGGCCGGCCTGGCATGGACCATGGGCGTCCATCCACACGAAGCAAAGGATGCTCCGGCCAACCTTACGGAGGCGTTTGACGCGCTATTGGCACGGGCTCCGGTCCAGCCGCGGGCAATCGGTGAGACCGGCCTCGATTTTCACTACGATCATAGTCCGCGTGACGTACAGGTGAAAATCATGGAAGCACAGCTCGCGTATGCGCGCGTCCGGGACATGCCGCTTGTCTTTCATCAACGCGAAGCATTTCCGACCTTCGTTGAAACACTGCGCAAGCACAAGTTCGACGGCATGCGCGGAATCGTGCACTGCTTCAGCGGGACGGCCGCCGAGGCGCGAACGCTCACGAGCGAGTTTGGTTTTTTTCTCGGAATCGGCGGCGTGGTCACGTTCAAAAACGCGGATCGATTGCGTGAAGCGGTGAGAACGGTCGGCGTCGAGCACATCGTACTCGAAACGGATTGCCCCTATCTGGCTCCGCAACCGAAGCGCGGCGAGCGCAACGAACCGTCGTTCATGAGCTACACGCTCGACCGCTTGTGCGAAGTACTGGTCTACGATCGTATCGAGCTGCTCGGCGTTACCAGCAGAAACGCGCGGGAATTGCTCTCCCTATGA
- a CDS encoding YdiU family protein, translated as MIGDPSTLGMTKAGYAFLPPEFYEQREPSPLPDPYLVAISPDAARLVDVDPVAAAEDPGFLAIAAGNAVPPGAQPIATVYAGHQFGAWVPQLGDGRAITLGEINGYEWQLKGAGLTAFSRWADGRAVLRSTIREFLCSEAMHALDIPTTRGLCLVGSDEAVYRERAETAAVLSRLAPSHVRFGTFEVFHYRGRTDLVKRLADYLLERYYPELRDEEQPYIALLREIVERTARLIAKWQAVGFAHGVMNTDNMSILGLTIDYGPYGFLDAYKPGFICNHTDETGRYAFDRQPTIALWNCYALAEAMSSLLELEPAKAALEGFEPIFRDAYLGELRAKLGLRTIEDDDALLLGDLMEAMDLDDSDYSRAWRSLSTVTQSEDVEFSGWFTDRERIAAWLERYRTRLMHEGSADAERRAKMNAVNPKFVLRNYLAQTAIEKAEQKDFSEVRRLLAVLRRPFDEQPEHDAYAAPPPEWGRHLVVSCSS; from the coding sequence ATGATCGGCGATCCCTCTACGCTCGGGATGACAAAAGCGGGCTACGCATTCTTACCACCTGAGTTTTACGAGCAGCGCGAGCCCTCGCCGCTGCCGGACCCGTATCTGGTGGCGATCAGTCCTGACGCAGCTCGGCTTGTCGACGTCGACCCCGTCGCCGCCGCTGAGGATCCCGGCTTTCTCGCCATCGCCGCCGGCAACGCGGTACCGCCGGGTGCGCAACCGATTGCAACGGTTTACGCGGGACATCAATTCGGAGCGTGGGTTCCTCAGCTCGGCGACGGCCGCGCGATCACGCTTGGAGAGATCAACGGTTACGAATGGCAGCTCAAGGGCGCGGGCCTAACCGCGTTTTCGCGCTGGGCCGATGGACGCGCCGTGTTGCGTTCGACGATTCGCGAATTCTTGTGCAGCGAGGCCATGCACGCGCTCGACATTCCGACGACGCGTGGGCTTTGCCTCGTCGGTAGCGACGAAGCGGTCTACCGCGAGCGCGCCGAAACCGCTGCGGTGCTTTCACGCCTTGCGCCTTCGCACGTGCGCTTTGGAACCTTTGAGGTTTTCCACTATCGCGGACGCACCGATCTCGTAAAGCGTCTTGCCGACTATCTGCTCGAACGCTACTATCCGGAACTCCGTGATGAAGAGCAGCCATACATCGCGTTGCTCCGCGAGATCGTGGAGCGCACGGCACGTCTGATCGCCAAATGGCAGGCCGTGGGCTTTGCGCACGGCGTCATGAACACCGACAACATGTCGATCCTCGGGCTGACGATCGACTACGGTCCGTACGGTTTTCTCGATGCCTACAAGCCCGGCTTCATCTGCAACCATACCGATGAGACTGGCCGCTACGCATTCGACCGGCAGCCGACGATCGCGCTGTGGAACTGTTATGCGCTCGCCGAGGCGATGAGCTCGCTGCTCGAGCTCGAGCCGGCCAAAGCCGCGCTCGAGGGCTTCGAGCCGATTTTCCGTGACGCGTATCTCGGCGAGCTGCGCGCGAAGCTCGGACTGCGTACGATTGAAGACGATGACGCGTTGTTGCTCGGCGATCTGATGGAAGCGATGGATCTCGACGATAGCGACTACTCACGCGCGTGGCGCTCGCTTTCGACCGTCACGCAAAGCGAGGACGTCGAGTTCAGCGGGTGGTTCACGGATCGCGAACGGATCGCCGCGTGGCTCGAACGGTACCGGACTCGCCTTATGCATGAAGGCAGCGCGGACGCCGAGCGTCGTGCGAAGATGAACGCGGTCAATCCGAAGTTCGTCCTACGTAACTACCTCGCGCAAACCGCGATCGAGAAAGCCGAGCAGAAAGACTTCTCAGAGGTCCGCCGGCTACTCGCCGTCTTACGGCGTCCGTTCGACGAACAACCCGAGCACGATGCCTATGCCGCGCCCCCACCCGAGTGGGGCCGCCATCTGGTAGTAAGTTGTTCTAGCTGA
- a CDS encoding M20 family metallopeptidase, producing MKSALETLRERRGEMLEDLRRCVEIETPSRDKARCDSFIPFFSELATQYGARCERIANPEGGDHVVLRWGSEKAPVLFVGHYDTVWPAGTLARKPFTVADGVARGPGIFDMKAGLVQALWAAKLLHEETSAPPIVFFVNSDEEIGSLTSRGRIEQEARASRATLVFEPSFHGKVKTARKGVGIYTVEVEGRAAHAGSEPEKGINAIHELARATLAIHTLNDPAKGTTINVDVVAGGTVRNTIPPYARGEIDMRVATNAEAERIEKAMRALHPHHPEAKFTITGGLNRPPMERTPKIAALYTRAREVASRLGFTLGEASVGGGSDGNFAAAVGAAVLDGIGALGEGSHAEHEHVIVDGLAERTALVVELLRSLP from the coding sequence GTGAAGTCTGCACTAGAAACGCTGCGGGAACGCCGCGGCGAGATGCTCGAAGATTTGCGCCGCTGCGTCGAAATCGAAACACCGTCGCGTGACAAGGCGCGCTGCGACTCGTTCATTCCGTTTTTCAGCGAGCTCGCGACCCAATACGGCGCGCGCTGCGAACGCATCGCCAACCCTGAGGGCGGCGATCACGTTGTCTTGCGCTGGGGTTCCGAGAAAGCGCCCGTTCTCTTCGTCGGTCACTACGATACGGTTTGGCCGGCCGGAACGCTCGCGCGCAAACCGTTTACCGTTGCGGACGGCGTCGCACGCGGCCCAGGAATTTTCGACATGAAAGCCGGCTTGGTGCAAGCGCTCTGGGCGGCGAAACTCTTGCACGAAGAAACGAGCGCACCGCCGATCGTTTTCTTTGTAAATTCTGACGAGGAGATTGGTAGCCTGACCTCCAGAGGTCGGATCGAACAAGAAGCCCGAGCGTCGCGTGCGACGCTCGTGTTCGAGCCCTCGTTTCACGGCAAAGTAAAAACGGCGCGCAAAGGCGTCGGCATCTATACCGTCGAGGTCGAGGGCCGCGCCGCGCACGCGGGCTCCGAACCGGAAAAAGGCATCAATGCAATCCACGAGCTGGCGCGCGCAACGCTTGCGATCCACACGCTGAACGATCCCGCGAAGGGGACGACCATCAACGTCGACGTCGTTGCGGGCGGTACGGTTCGCAATACGATTCCGCCGTACGCGCGCGGTGAGATCGACATGCGCGTCGCGACGAATGCGGAGGCCGAGCGCATCGAAAAAGCCATGCGGGCCTTGCATCCGCATCATCCGGAGGCGAAATTCACGATAACGGGAGGACTCAACCGTCCGCCGATGGAGCGCACGCCAAAGATTGCCGCGCTCTACACACGCGCACGCGAAGTCGCTTCACGCCTGGGTTTCACGCTCGGCGAAGCCTCGGTCGGCGGTGGAAGCGACGGCAATTTCGCGGCCGCAGTCGGCGCGGCCGTCCTCGACGGCATCGGTGCGCTCGGAGAAGGCTCGCACGCCGAGCACGAGCACGTCATCGTCGATGGGCTGGCCGAACGTACGGCACTGGTCGTCGAGCTGCTGCGCTCGTTACCCTAA
- a CDS encoding twin-arginine translocase TatA/TatE family subunit — protein MFGSPMEIALVVGAAVLLFGADKLPKLARSLGNAKKEFVVGQAEADVAAERAREEARKQSDEKTAGTTTTTTTTP, from the coding sequence ATGTTTGGGAGTCCAATGGAGATTGCGCTCGTAGTCGGCGCGGCGGTTCTGCTCTTCGGAGCCGACAAGTTGCCGAAGCTTGCGCGCAGTCTCGGAAACGCGAAAAAAGAATTCGTGGTCGGTCAGGCTGAAGCCGACGTCGCTGCCGAACGCGCTCGTGAAGAAGCGCGGAAGCAATCCGATGAAAAGACCGCGGGCACGACGACCACTACCACGACGACCCCGTAG